In one window of Camelina sativa cultivar DH55 chromosome 15, Cs, whole genome shotgun sequence DNA:
- the LOC104746860 gene encoding mediator of RNA polymerase II transcription subunit 33A, whose amino-acid sequence MVIPGRRTVWDRVIELTKVAQGNSVDPRLWANQLSSNLKFFAVELPSTELADVIVSYICWDNNVPILWKFLERAMALNLVSPLVVLSLLADRVVPNRSTQLAAYRIYLELLKRNMFTIKDHISGPHYQKVMISVARILRLSELFDTETSKPGVLLVEFVFKMVSQLLDATLSDEGLLELSQDSSSQWLVKSQDMEIDAPERYNGKTGSLEKLRSLNTIMAIEMITEFLRNTVISRLLYLVSSNRASNWHQFVQKVQLLGENSSALKNSKVLNSGDLLQLISNRRFGYSSDSKVTLPRKSNAIVDFGSLSSFAGLCHGASLSSLWLPLDLVFEDAMDGYQVNPTSAIEIITGLAKTLKEINGSTWHDTFLGLWIAALRLVQRERDPIEGPIPRLDTRLCMSLCIVPLVVANLIEEGKYVSVMEKLRDDLVTSLQVLGEFPGLLAPPNCVVSAANKAATKAILFLEGGNVGKPCSDVINMKDMPMNCSGNMRHLIVEACIARNILDTSAYSWPGYVSGQFNQIPHSLPNEVPCWSSFLKGAPLDAAMVNALVSVPASSLADLEKLYEVAVKGSDDEKISAATVLCGASLTRGWNIQEHTVEFLTRLLSPPVSADYSRAESHLIAYACMLNVVIVGIGSVDSIQIFSLHGMVPQLACSLMPICEEFGSYTPSVSWTLPSGEEISAYSVFSNAFTLLLKLWRFNHPPIEHGVGDVPTVGSQLTLEHLLLVRNSYLVSSETLNRDRNRKRLSEVARAASCQPVFVESFPKLKIWYRQQQRCIAATLSGLTHGSPVHQIVEALLSMVFRKVRGSQTLNPVNSGTSSSSGAASEDSNPRPEFPAWDILKAVPYVVDAALTACTHGKLSPRELATGLKDLADFLPASLATIVSYFSAEVSRSVWKPVFMNGVDWPSPATNLSNVEEFIKKILATTGVDIPSLAPAGGSSPATLPLPLAAFVSLTITYKIDKASERFLNLAGPALECLAAGCPWPCMPIVASLWTQKAKRWFDFLVFSASRTVFLHNQDAVIQLLRNCFSATLGLNVAPMSNDGGVGALLGHGFGSHFYGGISPVAPGILYLRMYRALRDTVSVSEEIFSILIHSVEDIAQNRLSMEKLERLKTVKNGTRYGQSSLATAMTQVKLAASLSASLVWLTGGLGVVHLLIKENIPSWFLSTDKSDRERGPSGLVAELRGHALAYFVVLCGAFAWGVDSRSSASKRRRQAILGSHLEFIASALDGKISVGCETATWRTYISGVVSLLVSCLPLWVAEIDTEVLKSLSNGLRQWGKDELAIVLLSLGGLRTMDYAADFIIHLR is encoded by the exons ATGGTGATTCCTGGACGGAGAACCGTCTGGGATCGTGTGATTGAGCTGACGAAGGTGGCTCAAGGAAACAGCGTCGATCCTCGTCTTTGGGCTAATCAGCTTTCGTCCAATTTGAAATTCTTCGCTGTTGAGTTGCCTTCGACGGAGCTTGCGGATGTGATTGTTTCCTACATTTGTTGGGATAACAACGTTCCTATTCTCTGGAAGTTTCTCGAAAGAGCTATGGCCTTGAACCTTGTTTCTCCTCTcgttgttctttctcttctcgcTGACAG AGTTGTTCCAAACCGGTCTACGCAACTAGCGGCTTATAGGATTTACCTGGAGCTGCTCAAGAGAAATATGTTTACTATTAAAGATCATATTAGCGGACCTCACTACCAGAA GGTTATGATATCGGTAGCAAGAATTCTTCGTCTTTCAGAGTTATTTGATACAGAAACAAGCAAACCTGGTGTGCTTTTAGTAGAATTCGTCTTTAAGATGGTGTCACAGTTGTTAGATGCGACCTTAAGTGATGAAGGTTTGCTAGAGCTAAGCCAAGACTCGAGCTCTCAGTGGCTAGTCAAGTCTCAAGACATGGAAATTGATGCTCCTGAGAGGTATAATGGAAAGACTGGATCTCTTGAGAAGTTACGGAGTTTGAATACTATCATGGCTATTGAGATGATTACGGAGTTCCTTCGAAATACAGTGATCTCTAGATTGCTATATTTGGTATCTTCAAACAG GGCTTCGAATTGGCATCAATTTGTCCAGAAAGTGCAGCTGCTTGGAGAAAATTCATCGGCTTTAAAGAATTCAAAGGTTCTAAATTCTGGGGATCTATTGCAGTTGATTTCGAATAGAAGATTTGGGTATTCTTCTGACAGCAAAGTGACTTTACCACGGAAATCCAATGCTATTGTGGATTTTggttctctctcttcctttgcTGGCTTATGCCATGGAGCAAGTCTCTCTTCGCTTTGGCTTCCTCTTGATCTAGTATTTGAAGATGCTATGGATGGATATCAAGTAAACCCAACTAGTGCGATTGAAATCATTACCG GTCTAGCTAAAACACTTAAAGAAATTAATGGGAGCACTTGGCATGACACTTTCTTGGGTCTTTGGATAGCAGCTCTCCGACTTGTTCAAAGG GAAAGGGATCCTATTGAAGGACCTATTCCCCGACTGGACACAAGGCTGTGCATGTCATTATGTATTGTGCCTCTTGTGGTCGCAAACCTTATTGAAGAGGGGAAATACGTATCTGTCATGGAAAAGCTCCGAGATGATCTTGTTACAAGTTTGCAGGTACTCGGTGAGTTCCCCGGATTGCTGGCTCCTCCCAACTGCGTTGTTTCCGCTGCCAACAAGGCTGCCACAAAGGCAATCTTGTTTTTGGAAGGTGGCAATGTTGGAAAGCCATGTTCTGATGTCATAAATATGAAGGACATGCCTATGAACTGCT CTGGAAACATGCGTCACCTGATAGTTGAGGCTTGTATTGCAAGAAACATACTGGATACGTCGGCCTATTCGTGGCCTGGCTATGTTAGTGGCCAATTCAACCAAATACCTCATAGTCTGCCCAATGAAGTACCCTGCTGGTCGTCATTTCTGAAAGGCGCCCCACTCGATGCTGCAATGGTGAATGCATTAGTTTCTGTTCCTGCTTCAAG CTTAGCAGATCTCGAGAAACTATATGAGGTTGCAGTCAAAGGATCGGATGATGAGAAGATATCTGCTGCTACAGTTCTTTGCGGGGCGTCTCTTACACGGGGTTGGAACATACAG GAACACACTGTTGAATTTCTTACAAGATTACTATCTCCACCCGTTTCAGCAGATTATTCCAGGGCTGAAAGTCATTTGATCGCTTATGCCTGTATGCTGAATGTTGTTATTGTTGGGATAGGATCTGTGGACAGCATTCAGATTTTCTCTTTACATGGCATG GTTCCACAACTTGCTTGCTCACTAATGCCAATCTGTGAAGAGTTTGGATCTTACACCCCGAGTGTATCATGGACTCTGCCTTCTGGAGAAGAAATATCAGCCTATTCTGTTTTCTCAAATGCATTCACTCTTCTTTTAAAGCTTTGGAGATTCAATCATCCTCCTATTGAGCATGGCGTAGGAGATGTGCCCACAGTTGGCTCCCAACTCACTCTCGAACATCTTCTTTTAGTGCGTAATTCTTATCTTGTTTCCTCGGAGACCCTTAATAGAGACCGAAACAGAAAGAGACTTTCAGAAGTTGCAAGGGCAGCATCTTGCCAGCCCGTGTTTGTTGAGTCGTTCCCCAAGCTGAAAATCTGGTACAGGCAGCAACAGAGATGCATTGCTGCCACATTATCTGGACTAACACATGGATCTCCCGTTCATCAGATAGTTGAAGCACTTCTCAGCATGGTATTCAGAAAAGTCAGAGGCAGTCAGACTTTAAATCCAGTTAATTCGGGCACGAGCAGTTCATCAGGAGCTGCAAGTGAAGATAGCAATCCAAGACCTGAGTTTCCTGCCTGGGATATCCTCAAAGCTGTTCCATATGTTGTAGATGCTGCTTTGACAGCTTGTACTCATGGAAAGCTCTCTCCTCGTGAGTTAGCTACAG GGCTGAAAGACTTGGCAGATTTTCTCCCGGCATCATTAGCAACGATAGTGAGCTATTTCTCAGCTGAGGTGAGTAGAAGTGTTTGGAAGCCAGTATTCATGAATGGCGTGGATTGGCCAAGTCCAGCTACAAATCTATCCAATGTTGAggaatttataaagaaaattctTGCTACAACAGGCGTTGATATCCCTAGCCTTGCTCCTG CTGGAGGGAGTTCTCCTGCAACGCTTCCTTTGCCTTTAGCCGCCTTTGTAAGTCTAACCATTACTTACAAAATCGACAAAGCCTCAGAACGGTTTCTCAACCTGGCTGGCCCAGCTCTGGAGTGCTTGGCTGCAGGCTGCCCTTGGCCTTGCATGCCCATTGTAGCTTCATTATGGACTCAAAAGGCGAAACGTTGGTTCGATTTCCTTGTTTTCTCTGCCTCTCGCACCGTCTTCCTTCACAATCAAGACGCTGTGATTCAGCTCCTCAGGAACTGCTTCAGTGCCACTCTCGGATTGAATGTTGCCCCGATGTCAAATGATGGTGGCGTCGGAGCTCTTCTTGGCCATGGATTTGGCTCTCATTTCTATGGCGGGATCTCACCTGTAGCACCAGGGATCCTCTACCTCCGTATGTATCGTGCTCTCAGAGATACTGTTTCTGTCTCAGAAGAGATTTTTTCTATCCTGATACATTCAGTGGAGGATATTGCCCAGAACCGGCTCTCAATGGAAAAGCTGGAAAGGCTGAAGACAGTGAAGAACGGAACAAGATACGGCCAAAGTTCTCTAGCAACAGCAATGACTCAAGTCAAGCTTGCTGCTTCACTTAGTGCCTCGTTGGTATGGCTAACCGGTGGCTTAGGTGTAGTCCATCTACTCATCAAAGAAAACATTCCGTCTTGGTTTCTATCAACTGACAAGTCAGACCGAGAACGAGGACCATCGGGTCTAGTTGCGGAGCTTAGAGGCCATGCCCTTGCTTACTTTGTGGTCCTATGTGGAGCATTTGCTTGGGGAGTGGACTCGAGATCATCTGCATCAAAACGCCGCCGCCAAGCAATCTTGGGAAGCCACTTGGAGTTCATCGCGAGTGCCTTAGACGGGAAAATATCAGTGGGATGCGAGACAGCAACTTGGCGGACTTATATTTCCGGTGTGGTGAGTCTGTTGGTGAGCTGTTTGCCGCTTTGGGTGGCAGAGATCGACACAGAAGTGTTGAAAAGTCTGAGCAATGGACTAAGACAGTGGGGAAAAGACGAACTAGCGATTGTATTACTCTCCTTGGGAGGTCTCAGAACAATGGATTATGCCGCTGATTTCATTATTCATTTGCGTTAA
- the LOC104746859 gene encoding ribonucleoside-diphosphate reductase small chain A, protein MIMGSLKDSQRRETEEEDEESKEPLLMAQNQRFTMFPIRYKSIWEMYKKAEASFWTAEEVDLSTDVQQWEALSVSEKHFITHVLAFFAASDGIVLENLAARFLNDVQVPEARAFYGFQIAMENIHSEMYSLLLETYIKDPKEKDRLFNAIETIPCISKKAQWCLDWIQSPMSFAVRLVAFACVEGIFFSGSFCAIFWLKKRGLMPGLTFSNELISRDEGLHCDFACLLYSLMQKQLPLEKVYQIVHEAVEIETEFVCKALPCDLIGMNSNLMSQYIQFVADRLLVTLGCERRYKAENPFDWMEFISLQGKTNFFEKRVGEYQKASVMSNLQNGSKNYEFTTEEDF, encoded by the exons ATGATAATGGGTTCGTTGAAGGATAGTCAAAGAAGAGAaacggaggaagaagatgaagaatcgAAAGAGCCGCTTTTGATGGCGCAGAACCAGAGGTTTACTATGTTTCCCATTAGGTACAAATCGATTTGGGAGATGTATAAGAAGGCTGAGGCTAGTTTCTGGACTG CTGAAGAGGTTGATCTTTCGACTGATGTGCAACAATGGGAAGCCTTGTCGGTATCGGAGAAACACTTTATTACTCATGTTCTGGCGTTTTTCGCTGCATCAGATGGGATTGTTTTGGAGAATTTGGCTGCTAGATTCTTGAATGATGTCCAAGTTCCTGAG GCTCGCGCTTTCTATGGGTTTCAAATTGCCATGGAGAACATTCATTCGG AGATGTACAGCTTACTTCTGGAGACTTATATAAAGGATCCAAAGGAGAAGGATAGATTGTTCAATGCTATTGAGACCATTCCTTGTATTTCCAAGAAGGCACAATGGTGTTTAGATTGGATTCAAAG TCCTATGTCATTTGCTGTGAGACTGGTTGCGTTTGCATGTGTAGAAGGAATATTCTTCTCAGGAAG CTTCTGTGCCATCTTCTGGCTTAAGAAGAGGGGTCTTATGCCTGGTTTGACCTTCTCAAACGAGCTTATATCGAGAGACGAGGGACTACACTGTGACTTTGCTTGTCTCTTGTACAG TTTGATGCAAAAGCAGCTTCCGTTGGAGAAAGTTTATCAGATTGTTCATGAGGCAGTAGAAATCGAGACAGAGTTTGTCTGCAAGGCTCTTCCATGTGATCTGATAGGAATGAACTCAAACCTCATGAGTCAGTACATACAATTTGTTGCAGACCGTCTTCTG gttacATTGGGGTGTGAAAGGAGATACAAAGCAGAAAACCCATTTGACTGGATGGAGTTCATATCTCTGCA AGGGAAGACAAACTTCTTTGAGAAGAGAGTGGGAGAGTATCAGAAGGCATCGGTTATGTCGAACCTCCAAAATGGAAGTAAGAACTACGAATTCACAACTGAGGAGGACTTTTGA
- the LOC104746857 gene encoding protein DETOXIFICATION 19-like: MADPTTLSPLLDEYHEGEGDDRVSRRTTTWVEKLVDVEETKAQIIYSLPMIFTNLFYYCIPLTSVMFSSHLGQLELAGATLANSFATVSGYAFMIGLSGALETLCGQGFGAKNYRMLGIHLQSSCIVSLVFSILITIFWFYTESIFVFLRQDPSISKQAALYMKYLTPGLVAFGFLQNILRFCQTQSIITPLVILSFIPLVVNVGIAYVLVYVAGFGFIGAPIATSISTWVAFLALGIYVICSENFKETWTGYSLESFRYVVINLTLSIPSAAMVCLEYWAFEILVFMAGVMPNPEINTSLVAICVTTESISYMLTYGLSAAASTRVSNELGAGNIEGAKKATSVSVKLSLVLALGVVIAILVGHDVWVGFYSNSLVIKEEFASMRFFLAASITLDSIQGVLSGVARGCGWQNVVTVINLGTFYLIGMPIAAFCGFKLELYAKGLWIGMICGIFCQSSSLLLMTIFRKWTKLTDATV, encoded by the exons ATGGCTGATCCCACGACGCTCTCTCCGTTGTTGGATGAGTACCATGAAGGTGAAGGAGATGATAGAGTAAGTAGAAGAACAACAACTTGGGTTGAAAAACTGGTCGACGTGGAAGAAACAAAGGCTCAAATTATTTACTCTCTGCCAATGATATTCACCAATCTTTTCTACTATTGTATCCCTTTAACCTCTGTGATGTTTTCTTCTCACCTCGGCCAACTCGAGCTCGCCGGTGCCACCCTTGCCAATTCTTTCGCCACCGTCTCTGGTTATGCCTTCATG ATAGGATTAAGTGGAGCacttgagacattgtgtggacAAGGCTTCGGTGCAAAAAACTACAGGATGTTGGGGATTCATCTACAATCATCTTGCATTGTCTCATTGGTCTTCTCCATCCTCATCACCATATTCTGGTTTTACACAGAATCGATTTTTGTGTTTCTCAGACAAGATCCTAGCATCTCAAAACAAGCTGCACTCTATATGAAGTACCTAACCCCCGGTTTGGTGGCTTTCGGGTTCTTACAAAATATTCTGAGATTTTGCCAAACACAATCCATCATTACTCCACTAGTCATCCTCTCGTTTATTCCCTTGGTGGTTAATGTTGGTATCGCATATGTTCTGGTATATGTTGCTGGGTTTGGATTCATTGGTGCTCCAATAGCTACATCTATTTCAACGTGGGTAGCATTCCTAGCTCTCGGAATTTATGTGATCTGTTCAGAAAATTTTAAGGAAACATGGACTGGATACTCGTTGGAATCATTCCGTTACGTCGTAATAAACTTGACATTAAGTATCCCTTCCGCTGCTATGGTATG TTTGGAATATTGGGCGTTCGAGATTCTTGTGTTCATGGCAGGAGTGATGCCAAATCCGGAAATCAATACTTCTTTGGTAGCTATATG CGTCACCACGGAATCGATTAGCTACATGTTAACATATGGACTTAGCGCAGCTGCAAG TACCCGTGTGTCCAACGAACTTGGAGCTGGAAATATAGAAGGCGCAAAGAAAGCGACTTCTGTGTCCGTTAAGTTGTCTTTAGTTCTTGCTCTCGGCGTAGTGATTGCCATACTTGTAGGTCATGATGTATGGGTTGGCTTTTATAGCAATAGCCTTGTGATTAAAGAGGAGTTTGCATCAATGAGGTTTTTCCTTGCTGCTTCTATAACTCTTGATTCGATCCAAGGTGTTCTATCAG gagttgcaagaggatgtggatgGCAGAATGTAGTCACGGTTATCAATTTGGGAACATTCTACTTAATTGGAATGCCTATTGCTGCCTTTTGTGGTTTCAAATTGGAATTATATGCCAAG GGTTTGTGGATTGGTATGATATGTGGGATATTTTGCCAATCCTCATCTCTCTTGCTCATGACAATTTTCCGGAAGTGGACAAAGCTGACTGATGCTACGGTCTGA
- the LOC104746862 gene encoding endo-1,3;1,4-beta-D-glucanase — protein sequence MSGPQCCENPPTLNPVSGSGNVEKLGGLDAYVSGSPDSKLCVILVSDVYGYEAPNLRALADKVAASGFYVVVPDYFCGDPYDPSNQERPIQVWIKDHGCDKGFEETKPLLEAIKNKGITAIGAAGMCWGAKVVVELSKVELIQAAVLLHPSFVTVDDIKVVKAPIAILGAEFDNLSPPALVKQFEESLASKPEVYSYVKIFPKVSHGWTVRYKIDEPEAVKAADEAHKEMLDWFVTYLKMN from the exons ATGTCGGGACCTCAGTGCTGCGAAAACCCGCCGACACTTAACCCGGTTTCCGGGTCGGGTAACGTCGAGAAGCTGGGTGGACTGGATGCTTACGTCTCCGGCTCTCCCGATTCCAAGCTCTGTGTGATCCTCGTTTCTGATGTTTATG GTTATGAAGCTCCAAACTTGAG GGCGCTTGCGGATAAGGTTGCGGCTTCTGGATTCTATGTTGTAGTTCCTGACTACTTTTGTGGAGATCCTTATGATCCATCTAACCAGGAGAGACCCATCCAAGTTTGGATCAAAGACCATGGCTGT GATAAGGGTTTTGAAGAAACTAAACCATTACTTGAAGCCATAAAGAACAAAGGCATAACTGCCATTGGAGCTGCAGGAATGTGTTGGGgag CAAAAGTAGTGGTGGAACTGTCTAAAGTAGAGCTTATTCAAGCAGCTGTTTTGCTTCATCCTTCTTTTGTCACAGTTGATGATATCAAGG TTGTGAAGGCTCCAATTGCTATATTAGGAGCTGAGTTTGATAATTTGTCCCCACCAGCACTCGTGAAGCAATTTGAGGAGAGTCTAGCTTCCAAACCCGAG GTGTATAGTTATGTGAAGATATTCCCGAAAGTATCACACGGTTGGACAGTTAGGTACAAGATCGATGAACCAGAGGCGGTTAAAGCTGCAGACGAAGCTCACAAGGAGATGCTTGACTGGTTTGTGACTTACCTCAAAATGAATTGA
- the LOC104746853 gene encoding protein DETOXIFICATION 19-like isoform X1 → MADPTTSSPLLNDHEGGENERGRRRSSSWVEKLIDVEEAKAQIIYSLPMILTNLFYYCIPMTSVMFASHLGQLDLAGATLANSWATVSGFAFMTGLSGALETLCGQGFGAKNYRMLGIHLQSSCIVSLVFTILITIFWFFTESIFGLLRQDTSISKQAALYMKYQAPGLLAYGFLQNILRFCQTQSIISPLVIFSFVPLVINIGTAYVLVYYSGLGFLGAPIATSISLWIAFLSLGTYVICSEKFKETWTGISLESFRYLVINLTLSIPSAAMVCLEYWAFEILVFMAGVMPNPEINTSLVAICVNTESISYMLTYGLSAAASTRVSNELGAGNVKGAKKATSVSVKLSLVLALGVVIAILVGHDGWVGLFSNSLVIKDEFASLRFFLAASITLDSIQGVLSGVARGCGWQNVVTVINLGTFYLIGMPIAAFCGFKLKLYAKGLWIGLICGIFCQSSCLLLMTIFRKWTKLYSAMV, encoded by the exons ATGGCTGATCCAACGACGAGCTCTCCGTTGTTGAATGACCATGAAGGTGGGGAAAAtgaaagaggaaggagaagatcaTCATCTTGGGTTGAAAAACTGATCGACGTGGAAGAAGCAAAGGCTCAAATTATTTACTCTCTGCCAATGATATTAACCAATCTTTTCTACTATTGTATTCCTATGACTTCTGTGATGTTCGCTTCTCACCTCGGCCAACTTGATCTCGCCGGGGCCACCCTTGCCAATTCTTGGGCCACCGTCTCCGGTTTTGCCTTCATG ACAGGGTTAAGTGGAGCACTTGAGACGTTGTGTGGACAAGGCTTTGGTGCAAAAAACTATAGAATGTTGGGGATTCATCTACAATCATCTTGCATCGTCTCATTAGTCTTCACAATCCTCATCACCATATTCTGGTTTTTCACAGAATCGATCTTCGGACTTCTTAGACAAGATACTAGCATCTCAAAACAAGCTGCACTCTATATGAAGTACCAAGCTCCTGGTTTGCTCGCTTACGGGTTCTTACAAAATATTCTAAGATTTTGCCAAACACAATCCATCATTTCTCCCCTAGTCATCTTCTCGTTTGTTCCCTTGGTGATTAATATTGGTACTGCATATGTTCTGGTTTATTATTCTGGCCTCGGATTCCTCGGTGCTCCAATAGCGACATCTATTTCATTGTGGATAGCTTTCCTATCTCTTGGAACTTATGTGATCTGTTCAGAAAAGTTTAAGGAAACATGGACTGGTATCTCGTTGGAATCATTCCGTTACCTCGTAATAAACTTGACATTAAGTATCCCTTCTGCTGCTATGGTATG TTTGGAATATTGGGCGTTCGAGATTCTTGTGTTCATGGCAGGAGTGATGCCAAATCCGGAAATCAATACTTCTTTGGTAGCTATATG cGTCAACACGGAATCTATTAGCTACATGTTAACATATGGACTTAGCGCAGCTGCAAG TACGCGTGTGTCCAACGAACTTGGAGCTGGAAATGTAAAAGGCGCAAAGAAAGCGACTTCTGTGTCCGTAAAATTGTCTTTAGTTCTTGCTCTGGGAGTAGTGATTGCCATACTTGTAGGTCATGATGGTTGGGTTGGTTTGTTCAGCAATAGCCTTGTAATAAAAGATGAGTTTGCATCATTGAGGTTTTTCCTTGCTGCTTCTATAACCCTTGATTCGATCCAAGGTGTTCTATCAG gagttgcaagaggatgtggatgGCAGAATGTAGTCACGGTTATAAATTTGGGAACATTCTACTTAATTGGAATGCCAATTGCAGCCTTTTGTGGTTTCAAACTGAAGTTATATGCCAAG GGTTTGTGGATTGGTCTCATATGTGGGATATTCTGCCAATCATCATGTCTCTTGCTTATGACAATTTTCCGGAAGTGGACAAAGCTGTACTCTGCTATGGTCTGA
- the LOC104746858 gene encoding endo-1,3;1,4-beta-D-glucanase isoform X1, which yields MSGHHHQCTENPPNLDPNSGSGHVEKLGNLDTYVSGSTHSKLAVLLVSHVFGYETPNLRFQNLYLISLKLADKVAEAGFYAVVPDFFHGDPYNPENQDRPLPIWIKDHGQEKGFEESKPIVEALKNKGITSIGAAGFCWGAKVAVELAKQKLVDATVLLHPSRVTVDDIKGVNIPIAVLGAELDQVSPPELVRQFEDVLASKPEVKSFVKIFPSVKHGWTVRYNENDPSEVEAAEEAHKDMLAWLTNHVK from the exons ATGTcgggtcatcatcatcagtgcACCGAAAACCCACCTAATCTGGATCCAAATAGCGGGTCGGGTCATGTCGAGAAACTCGGAAACCTCGACACTTACGTCTCTGGTTCTACTCATTCAAAGCTTGCTGTTCTTCTTGTCTCTCATGTTTTCG GATATGAAACTCCAAACCTGAGGTTCCAGAATCTTTACTTGATCAGCTT GAAACTTGCTGACAAGGTTGCTGAAGCTGGATTCTATGCCGTGGTTCCTGATTTCTTCCATGGTGATCCTTATAATCCCGAGAATCAAGATCGACCGCTTCCTATATGGATAAAAGATCATGGACAA GAGAAAGGGTTTGAGGAGTCAAAGCCAATAGTGGAGGCCTTGAAGAACAAAGGAATAACTAGTATAGGAGCAGCAGGGTTTTGTTGGGGTG CAAAAGTTGCGGTGGAACTAGCAAAGCAGAAGCTTGTTGACGCTACTGTTTTATTACATCCTTCTCGTGTTACGGTGGATGATATCAAGG GGGTCAACATTCCAATTGCTGTATTAGGAGCTGAACTGGACCAAGTATCTCCTCCAGAACTTGTGAGACAATTCGAAGATGTTTTAGCTTCTAAACCTGAG GTGAAGAGTTTTGTGAAGATATTTCCAAGTGTCAAACACGGTTGGACTGTTAGGTATAATGAAAATGATCCATCAGAAGTTGAAGCTGCAGAGGAAGCTCACAAAGACATGCTCGCTTGGCTCACCAACCATGTCAAGTGA
- the LOC104746858 gene encoding endo-1,3;1,4-beta-D-glucanase isoform X2, whose amino-acid sequence MSGHHHQCTENPPNLDPNSGSGHVEKLGNLDTYVSGSTHSKLAVLLVSHVFGYETPNLRKLADKVAEAGFYAVVPDFFHGDPYNPENQDRPLPIWIKDHGQEKGFEESKPIVEALKNKGITSIGAAGFCWGAKVAVELAKQKLVDATVLLHPSRVTVDDIKGVNIPIAVLGAELDQVSPPELVRQFEDVLASKPEVKSFVKIFPSVKHGWTVRYNENDPSEVEAAEEAHKDMLAWLTNHVK is encoded by the exons ATGTcgggtcatcatcatcagtgcACCGAAAACCCACCTAATCTGGATCCAAATAGCGGGTCGGGTCATGTCGAGAAACTCGGAAACCTCGACACTTACGTCTCTGGTTCTACTCATTCAAAGCTTGCTGTTCTTCTTGTCTCTCATGTTTTCG GATATGAAACTCCAAACCTGAG GAAACTTGCTGACAAGGTTGCTGAAGCTGGATTCTATGCCGTGGTTCCTGATTTCTTCCATGGTGATCCTTATAATCCCGAGAATCAAGATCGACCGCTTCCTATATGGATAAAAGATCATGGACAA GAGAAAGGGTTTGAGGAGTCAAAGCCAATAGTGGAGGCCTTGAAGAACAAAGGAATAACTAGTATAGGAGCAGCAGGGTTTTGTTGGGGTG CAAAAGTTGCGGTGGAACTAGCAAAGCAGAAGCTTGTTGACGCTACTGTTTTATTACATCCTTCTCGTGTTACGGTGGATGATATCAAGG GGGTCAACATTCCAATTGCTGTATTAGGAGCTGAACTGGACCAAGTATCTCCTCCAGAACTTGTGAGACAATTCGAAGATGTTTTAGCTTCTAAACCTGAG GTGAAGAGTTTTGTGAAGATATTTCCAAGTGTCAAACACGGTTGGACTGTTAGGTATAATGAAAATGATCCATCAGAAGTTGAAGCTGCAGAGGAAGCTCACAAAGACATGCTCGCTTGGCTCACCAACCATGTCAAGTGA
- the LOC104746863 gene encoding uncharacterized protein LOC104746863, which yields MDTESFRLDVNLAVTSQDPSLGLLSTVKITVKRGYFEEFIIEKNDDDHHDSIKSVGSYRDSPPGPDSKFILKLRTFEPKDVYRTLHSQLHDKLLSEYIADEIVVQALRQRSKSSNLPLTQQQPLFMKGTVKLTQKVYNVVRRNSALSLSATDLTTCAICLEDLDLSRTEDYCHVPNCSHCYHEECLNKWVDRSNGTCPLCRQLFDEPESN from the coding sequence ATGGATACTGAATCATTCAGACTCGATGTTAATCTAGCCGTTACGTCTCAAGATCCGTCGTTAGGGTTATTAAGCACGGTGAAAATCACTGTAAAGAGAGGGTACTTCGAGGAGTTTATCATAGAGAAGAAcgatgatgatcatcatgatAGCATCAAGAGTGTCGGATCTTACCGGGATTCTCCACCAGGTCCAGACTCAAAATTCATTCTGAAACTCCGAACATTCGAGCCTAAGGACGTCTATCGAACCCTCCATAGCCAACTCCACGATAAACTCTTGTCCGAATACATAGCTGATGAGATTGTTGTCCAAGCCCTAcgacaaagaagcaaaagttCTAACTTGCCATTGACACAACAACAACCTTTATTCATGAAAGGCACTGTCAAACTGACACAGAAGGTGTACAACGTTGTGCGTCGCAACTCTGCTCTGTCTCTGTCGGCAACAGATTTGACGACTTGTGCCATCTGTTTGGAAGATCTGGATCTGTCTAGAACCGAGGACTACTGCCACGTGCCTAACTGCTCCCATTGTTATCATGAAGAATGTCTCAATAAGTGGGTAGATCGATCTAATGGCACATGCCCTCTCTGTCGCCAACTATTTGACGAACCAGAGtctaattag